The genomic stretch AATTCTTCTCTGCCCCTTCTGCACTCCCACCTGCtccctttttcttcctttcctcaACTAATCTCTTCTTCTCATCCTCTACTGATTTGCCATGTAACTCATTCTCCTGTTGTTGATTTGTTGGTATAGTTGAGGCCCTCCTATCTTCCTGTTGGTTGTCAACTGCTCTCCcctcattattttttcttttcttgagaGAGACATAAACATTAGTCCTAACAGTATTATAGAATTCTTTATCTGATTCTTTATTGTTTCTTTGTCAACAATATCTTAGTTTCttttcaagaaaatgaattttaaggTTTGAAGCTGAAGGTTTAGTTTAATTGATTACCTATCACCTGAGCTGAAGCTTGGCACACTGTATCAAGGAAAGATTTGTGCAAAATGTatgttgattttcttaaatCCTGGTGGTGAGATCCAAGGATTTCATGTTTGtatcacaaaacaaaaaaaggttCAATTAacttttactttgtttttgtGGTTGTGCAATACTTAATGTCAATGGAAATGGAAGTGTCTTGCATACTTATTGctggattttttttgtttattgatcttttatttttctcctcatGCAGTTGTTATCAAATTGAGCTTTTTTGCAGGTTTTTCGAGTCCTTATGGGAATAAATGTCCGTGTTCTTTTTGTCCTCTGTCTATTGGGATTAGCGGTGATCTTTTACATCGGAGCAAGTACCTCTCGCATTATTGTGTTTGTCTTCTCAATTTGCATAATCACCTTTGTCTTTTCAGTGTATCTTAGTAAGTGGGTACTTGCAAAGGATGAGGGACCTCCTGAGATGGCTCAGGTACATCTGTCCTCTTTTTTTAGCCATTATGTATTTTGTGAATTTTTCAGTACTTTTTCAATTAATGTTCTGGACAATGAAGAAGTAACTTGTATAAGGGATTTTTTATAGTGATAATTTATCGTTCCTTTACATATTTCATCTATGGCATTTGAGTGTAATTCATACTAAATATAGAGCTATGTAGTGTTTATAATCGTGAAGAGTAATCATTTTCTGtgcataacttttttttcattgCTAGTACAGACTTGATACGATTGTATTAAAAAGTCACCAAAAAAAAGTACACACCTTCATCTATATATATCTTTAAACTATAGCATTCTAATAGAAAGTACATAGTATCCTCTTTTTATATTCCTTTCTACATTTACAATTTCATATATGTATAAGCATCCCAACAAACAATATATCAGATATATACCATCTAGTGAAGGTAGAACTCACTTTCGAGATGAAATATGTAAAAGTTAGGTTGTAGAAAAATACGAATGAGTTTGACTAGAAAGGCACTTCTATCTAGTTGTTTAAAGCACGCTAATGGTGTTTGAGGGTGGAGGTTTGACCTATATATCTATTTCAGCAACATGTTCTCTTAGTCCCTTTTTGCTTTTTAGTGGTCCACTGGTTGAATTTAAAGCTGGAAAGCGGCTTTTGTCTTATCTAtcttttttgttcatacaaaCACCAGAAATACTGATAGTTATCAGGTGCTTGATGTTGCTAGATTTTTTGGTTTCTAattcttgtttttcttgttgTTATGATCTTGCAAACAATTGGCAATtgcacaaattaatcaaaatttttaagtagGATATGATTGTCTATGATTAGAGGTAGATGTTTTGGTGAATAAAACTACACCCCTATGAGTTGATAACATGCTGGTGCAAATTTTACAGAAATTAGCAAGAAGCCCCCTGCAACTAATAACCATTATGGTTGAGTTAATTTATGGAGGATGTTGAATGATGTAACTAAATACATTTTTTCCCTAGaaaagaatttcattatttttttggatAGTTGTGCCCTTGTCTTTTTGGATCAATGGAATAAGAAATTTCCAACAAGTGGAATGTCATAATTGAAATACTCTTGGCGCTCGTACATATACTAATTCATTTTtaccaataaatttttttttcattttctaaattcTGAGAACAAGAAATTATCctctgaaaataaaaacaagggCACCCAAAACAAGTCTACCTTTTTCAGCTTTTCAGTTTGACTTTTCTTTCATATTGTTGTGTGTTCCATCACAATCTTCGGAGTTTTACTTTCAAAAGCATTACTCATAAATAAGTAGAATAGAGGtatacatttttgtttaaatcacATTTTGAAACTCATATGATTTCTCTTATCCTAAACTTGTTGTATTACTTTCTAGATATCAGATGCAATACGAGATGGTGCTGAAGGTTTCTTCAGGACCCAGTATGGGACTATCTCTAAAATGGCATGTTTGCTTGCTCTGGTGATCTTTAGCATTTATTTGTTTCGGAGTACAACCCCTCAGCAAGAATCTTCTGGCATTGGAAGGTGAGACATTGTCAATATAGGTTTTGAAtacacacacataaatatatgtatgtatgcgTGTAGTGCCATCCTGTTGAACGAAACATTGTTCTTGGCCTACTTGCTGACGCAGGGCAACGTCCGCATATATTACTGTTGCTGCATTCCTTCTGGGGGCATTGTGTTCAGGTGTTGCAGGGTATGTTGGGATGTGGGTGTCAGTACGTGCAAATGTTCGTGTTGCCAGTGCTGCAAGACGGTCTGCAAGAGAGGCATTGCAGGTTGTTTCTGTTATAAAATATTGTCTCCAAAAGGTTTTAGATTGATATCTTTAACCTGCAAATGGTATGTACAGGTTGCAGTTCGTGCTGGTGGTTTCTCTGCCATTGTGGTTGTTGGTATGGCTGTAATTGGTATAGCCATTCTTTATTCCACATTTTATGTTTGGTTGGGGGTGGATTCGCCAGGTTCAATGAAGGTTACTGATTGTAGGTTTCAACTTTCCTTTTTATGtgaaactaaataattaagtttgttattttaattgtcAGCTTATTATTTTATGCTTCAGAAGCTTTATAATGCTATAAATGATGATTTAGGCTGCTTCTGAGTTGTAAGGGTTCTATATATAtgattgtaatttatttttgtttagttattttttttccttcttgatTGGTTATCATTAGCACCAGAGATAGGTCTTTTGAGTTAGCTGGAAATTCTTTCGCTTTCTCTTGTGTGAGATGATTCAAGTTGATTTGGGTAGCCTTTTCTCtatctttctttattatttcttgGCGGAGTAGTTCTGGAGTGTATCCTGTTATTCAGTGGACTTTAGTTGGATTTTATCTGAACACCTTCAGCCAGAGATGTGAGACTAAGACTCGGTGCACAAATTGATCCTCGTACTGTGTCTAGAAGCGAAATTTGTTTGAGTTATTAGACTAGTTAACTTTTGTATTGCGGGGGCAGTTGTTGATTTACTGTcgaaaatcataatttaaattggTCTGATGAGCTGACTTGAGGGTTGAGAGGTAGGCAGCGTACAGATTATGAGTTACCAAGTGCTTTTGTGTGCAACTGAAAAAGAAGTATGAACTGAGAGATATGTACTGTAAACATAATTCTTTCAATTTGGAGTAAAGTTGTTATAGTATTGTGGGATATCTTCTGCCCTTAGTGTTCTCACTATTCCTAAGCATAAGTTATTCTGCTTATGCATCCTTAATTGGGATTTGTGATGATCAATGCAGAAACCATAGTGTCTGACAATTTGGTTATGAACTGCAACATTTACCTTGGAGTCATACTTGACACTGGAGAAGTTTATAATACAGTGGAGCGAGGTTCAGGAAACCTCATGTCTTTTACAGTGTCTTGATGTCATGCTTTAGGAATTATGTCTTTTACAGTGTCTTGATGTCATGCTTTAGGAATTATGTCTTGTTCTTCTTTGCCTGTGGATCATCTTTGTATGGATGTAAATATGAAACATGGTATATGTTTACTTGGCATAGTTTGACATTTTATCTGCAGGGTCGTGGTTTACATTGCTCTTCTTTTTCTTAagacaatttttgttaaagttacAACTATGCTTTTGCTTGAATAGTTTGTAGTTTTGATGATAAATGGTCATCTTCAGTCGCAATGACGAGGTGTGATTTATTGTTTGTAACTGTGCATGCACAAATGCCATCTTTTCTCTTTCATATGTTTCACTGCAGTTGTCTTTTTAATTCTAACACATCatagttattttgtttttagagTTTTGTATTAAGATATTTGcaattatgataatttagttGATTTGTTTCTTGTTCTTTTCCAGTGCCTCTTCTTCTTGTGGGATATGGTTTTGGAGCATCATTTGTTGCTCTCTTCGCTCAGTTGGGTGGCGGAATATACACAAAAGCAGCTGATGTTGGGGCAGACCTTGTTGGAAAAGTGGAGCAGGGAATACCAGAAGATGATCCTCGAAATCCTGCTGTCATTGCGGATTTGGTATATTTCTTCACATCTTTGTTAACATTAGTATTTAATCTGTTAGTTTAGCATTcgacttctttttttttttttttttttgttttgtccaTATTAATATTCTGAGGATACATCCAATGTAAATGAGCTGGGAAGtatagttaataaataatatgaatgaaATTAGTAGCATAGGGATTAGGGAATTTGATTTATCTTGCATAATGCTCAGACTCCTTAGGGAAAGAACTGACACAACAGTAATAGACTGTATTGCAAATTATGACACTGCATTACTACAAATGCCAgttgattaatttattgaattctATGTTCAATTAGGCATGTTTTATATGAGGCCCTGAGATGCAGCTctgttaagattttttttttggggtcaaaataacattgtttctCAGAAGTTTTGGGTGAACACAAGATTCAATAGTTCAGAAGCATATTAACTTGTGGCTTTGCTGCCATGTTTGGAAGTTGTCATATTTTTGCATGACAATGGGCATACTTGGTTTTTACTTAGAATATAAGAGGATTTTGTTTGTCATCCATGTTCtgctattaaaaaaaaaaaagaagaagaagaagaagaatgttaTACTTGTGCCTTTCTAGGATGGTTTTAGTAGTTTGACTAGCTTTATGCTATACTTTGAACCTTAATTTAAAGATTTACCTAGAAGGCTACACAAGAAGCTGAGCAGCACAAGCTTCTTCCAGGATTTGCCTTATTTCCTCTTTAATGTGGCTATTAGAGTGCGACTGCCCATTTGTGGCCTTCTACTTTTCTATTGATTATTGCAATATAGAAGTTACCAAAGAAACATTTTGATATGCAAAAATGTATTTCTGTTCTCCATTTTGCTGAAATTGACAACTTCGATGTTGTTGCACTGAAGGTTGGAGATAACGTGGGTGATTGTGCTGCGAGAGGTGCTGATCTTTTTGAAAGCATTGCAGCTGAAATAATCAGTGCTATGATACTTGGAGGAACAATGGCTCAACGATGTAAAATTGAAGGTAAATGAAGTTCCCTTACTATGAGAATGTTGTTGTTAGCTATAGTTATTGCTATTGTTAAAACATGCATACAAGTACACTCATGCATCCTAACTGTTACACGATCTACTTGTCTTCTTATAATGGTGCTATGTTCAAGAATAGTCTCCATGACATTATGGCATCCTTCTTGTGTTGTGGATGTGTTCTGTTAtcctaattttgaatattttgccAGCAGCAAAATGTAGGTCAGCATGTAACCAAATTAGGAATATTCACCTGCAATTTTGACTTTATTTTTGTATGACACATCTGGTAAAGTGAATCTCTGCATAATATGATGCTTTGAtctatctattaatttaattattggtACGTTTCATACAGGTCATTGTTTTCATTAGCTGACCTACCCAGTGATTCATACTTTGTGCAGATCCATCTGGCTTCATCTTGTTTCCTCTTGTTGTTCATTCATTTGATCTGGTGGTCTCATCTGTTGGAATACTTTCTATCAGGAGTACACGTGATTCTAGTGTGAAAGTACCTATGGAGGATCCAATGGCAATTCTTCAGAAAGGATACTCTGTTACAATAGTACTTGCTGTTCTGACATTTGGTGTGGTAATGTATCTTCTAATACTGGagtagtttcattttttcttttactgtaTTCTGTTGCAATGTTATTGTTATCACCTTCTGAGAAAACATAATGGCTTTTGCCTCATGTTTATATTTGACCAAGTTTGGAAGCTACTATTTTCTTTGTCCGTTATTTTAATCTGTGTCACTGATCTTTGCTGTTGGTTTTTGGGTTACTTGGCAGTCTACCCGTTGGTTACTTTATACAGAACAGGCACCTTCTGCATGGTTGAACTTTGCCTTGTGTGGGTTGGTTGGTATCATCACGGCATATGTTTTTGTCTGGATTACCAAGTATTACACTGATTACAAGCATGAGCCTGTACGCACATTAGCTCTTGCTAGCTCCACAGGTCATGGGACTAACATAATTGCAGGAGTCAGCTTGGGCCTGGAATCAACAGCTCTCCCTGTTCTTGTGATTAGTGTGTCAATTGTGTCAGCTTATTGGTTGGGTCAAACCTCAGGACTGGTGGATGAAACTGGCAATCCAACTGGTGGACTGTTTGGCACAGCTGTGGCAACAATGGGAATGCTCAGCACTGCTGCCTATGTTCTCACTATGGATATGTTTGGACCAATAGCTGATAATGCTGGTGGTATTGTAGAGATGAGTCAGCAGGTAACTCCTGAATAAAGTCTTTCAGTTGTTCTTTTTTCCcccttcttttttctctcatcCTTTCTggatcaataaattaaataaacaagtGTTGAGCAGCCGGAAAGTGTTCGGGAGATCACCGATGTTCTTGATGCGGTTGGCAATACTACAAAAGCTACAACTAAAGGATTTGCCATTGGATCTGCGGCACTTGcgtcttttcttttatttagtGCTTATATGGATGAAGTAGCTGCATTTGCTCATGAACCTTTCAAGCAGGTAGGCACAACTGTACTTACCCTTTCATTAATTGCCTCCTTCAATAATTTATGCTTgtcttttttttcactttaattgaCCTTCAGGTTGATATTGCCATTCCGGAAGTCTTCATTGGTGGACTGTTGGGATCAAtgcttattttcttatttagtgGATGGGCTTGTTCAGCAGTAGGCAGAACTGCTCAGGAGGTTGTTAATGAAGTAAGAAGACAATTTATTGAGAGGCCTGGTATCATGGTGAGTAAAAGTTTCTCAATTATTGTCTTTGTTATAGTTACTCTAAAGCTTACTGAATCTTTTATATGCTTACTGCAGGAGTACAAAGTAAAACCAGACTATGGTCGCTGTGTTGCCATTGTAGCATCTGCTTCTCTGCGGGAGATGATTAAACCTGGTGCTCTGGCTATTATATCACCAATAATGCTGGGTGGGTTATTCATTTTATCGTTCCAATTTATTGGTCCGTCCTTATCAAACTGTATTGTTAGTGATTGCAGCAGTGGCATTGGTCGTGATAATGGATTGTTATTGTCATTGTTGTCTCTATTAACAATTATTATGACTATCAGACGATCAGGAAACAGAATGGCTtgcttttttttaaagaaaacttgGATTCCATCATCAAGATGGTTCCCTTATTCAACTTcgatattatgttattttctgAAGCTTTGCATATGATCTTGTCCACTTTTCTTGTGTCTTTGCTGGTTGTGGAGTATCGTTAGTCTCCATTGTTttcttgtgttttgtttaatcTTCCCCATTTCAGAGTGTGTTGGGTCATGAAGCATTTATAAGCAATTATAGAAGTTTGATCATTTTTCTTACAGGTTTTATGTTCCGTATTTTGGGACACTACACTGGACATCCTCTACTCGGTGCCAAAGTTGTGGCTGCTATGCTAATGTTCGCAACAGTGTCTGGTATTCTTATGGCTCTTTTCCTCAACACAGCAGGAGGTGCATGGGATAATGCGAAGAAATTCATAGAGACCGGAGCCCTTGGAGGCAAAGGAAGTGATACACACAAAGCAGCAGTGACTGGAGATACGTAAGTCCTTTGCTCAttccttttaatattaatgtcaCCATATCTAAATCTCTTAAAGAAAACAGAAGTTGGAGGAAATTTTTGTAGTGAAATTTGGTGCATTTCAACAGAAGGATTTAATTTGTTGTTACTTGGTAGTAAATGTGATATATGTCGGTTTTGCAGTGTGGGAGATCCATTCAAAGACACAGCTGGTCCTTCAATTCATGTCCTGATAAAAATGCTGGCTACCATCACGCTTGTGATGGCTCCAATCTTCCTGTGAGAGTTGTTAATATCTGTTCGATTGCAGTTTTCACCTGAAAAATACAGCACCCATTGTACCCACAGATATTTAGCAAATATAGAGATAGGTATTTTTGATGTATATCAAGGGGTGGTTGATGATTACTAATCAGCActgattgaataatataataagagaTGTTGATAGGCTAAGCTGCGTTGCGTATTTTGTTAGAGTTAGTagtatttcttattttttagtaGCGTTTGCTTTCGCAATATCAAATGTAATGCCATCAAAGAACATGTAAATTTTAAGGCTTGTCCTCCAAATCATCATCTTGTTTTTACTTAgatatttttgttgtgttttctGGATTCGGGTTGGTTTTGTCGACAAATAAGTATCAATGACAACGTTAAAAACAACTCAATAATCAGTGTATTTTTTGcatgaaatgaaatcatataGGCTTCGGAATTGCTTCTGAAGCAAAATTCATCGCAATATCTTTCATTCTcttattacttttaatataatctaaatttatatctttaataaaagTATGTGCGTGCGTTCTTTAGTATGTAATAattggatataaataaataaataaaacaatagttTTTGTTGGACTATCAGCCCTATGACAACTATTCATGAACGGCTCCTtacccaattttaaaaaaaaaaattaaaacggtTGTAAACTGTACCATATTGACTCGTAGACTGACCTTCTAGGTTCCGGCACAATCTGCATAACCCGTGGGTCTGACCCGTAAAATTGCAAGTCCTGTTGCCCATGATTAGCCATGCAACAACTTGTCACTAATGTTTTAAGATTCAGATGAGGCATTAACTTGGTTAAAGACGCAATTTCGTAAGGTTGATTAGTCTAACCAATCTTTCAAGACAAGTGGCATCAACATCCACAAGTTGATCAATTCAACCGATCAATCGGATAAGTGACATCAACATTCACTAGACACGTTAATTGGACCGGATCGAATGGAGATCCGCACGAAAAGAAGCACGGCACTAGAAAGCCCGGCCCGGTATTATAGCATGTCGGGCTAGACCCATGGGCCTATTGGGCTGGGCCTCgagttttaatattaagcctATGAACTGACCCGGCCCGGCCCGTTGctgtttaataatatttttttatttttaatttttgctggCAGAAGCAAGGCAGAGCTTCTGCCTTGTGTTTTCTTCTGCAGATTTTCTTCTGCGTGGGCAGAAGCCTTggccttcaaatttttttttttattaattaattttttttatataaatctatttaatttttcttcattttcactttcatttacaaatctctcaatctcaattattttattatattttcaatctcattttctctcatcaattacTTTCAGAAaaatctaaattcataaataataattctttgtgtttataattttatttttatttttattttatcattacaaaatattacaaatgaatcaagtatcaaatgaattcaatccatttgaatattatcatagtatatatttatttatgttttataatttaaaaaataatttgtatttaaataatttaaataattttttaaaatatttaaagcccGGCCCATTTAAGGCCCATTTTGATATGGATTGGGCCTTGggcttttatatattaatgggtcaGGCCGACCCGAAAACTCATTACTGTTTGGGCTTTAGGCCCGGCCCAACCCATTAGCCAGATGGGCCAAGCCTGAGCTAGCCCAACCCGACCCGACCCATCGACACCTCTAAATTCACATATTGATCAATCTATTCAATCAATCAGGCAAACGATATCaatataagataattaaaaatttaacacaaaatttaGTCATATAACATCACCGAAATGGTCAAAGTAATCCTACATGATGGTTGAACGGTTTGAAACTATTTTCCttatttaactcaaaattaatcttgattcaattattaaaatgggTTTTTGCTCCTGACAATATTTATATGAGTAATTATTTGGAAATTTATAGGTTAcataaagatataatttttcaCTAGTTTCATCTTGATTATCTTATTAATCCACGGCCTGCTGCAAGgtgaaaagaagaagagattaaATGATAGACatattttgatagttttaagTAGTTCTGGGTAGTCAAAAGATGTATACAGACAAATTTATATTACTAGCATTATAATCTCATGagggtttatttttaaaaagtgtaaaaaacacttaaaaagcaatttaatatttttcgaAAACTGTTGAGACACCCAAGACTTAAGCATCTTAAACAGGGAAGAAATCAACCCATCTCATGATTTACTCTGTCAGTTTTATGTATTAagtattatcaataatatcatatacaCAGAATCATAGGTAAAATTGACAGGTAAAgtttaaatcattcaattttataataatattttattatttatacataaatttaaatatattatttatatatataattctcttaataaatcaGATAATGTGTTAGTTCTTGAGACAGTTGGACCATACCAGTAACCCACGTATCCTAACTTCAAAGCCACAAATATAAACAAGCTTTATTATATCTTTCAATAACAAGTTAAAATATTGCAAAATTTCAGTCTACCATATGCACCTTCCTACTCCTTTAAATCTCCCTCTCCACTCTTCAGTTGAGATTCCTGCAGAACACTCAACAGAAAAAATGGATTCATCGAAGAAGTCTAATAAAATTAGTGACATTGTTAGACTTCAACAAATCCTCAAGAAATGGAAGAAACTTGCAAATGCACACAAAAACACCAACAAAAA from Mangifera indica cultivar Alphonso chromosome 6, CATAS_Mindica_2.1, whole genome shotgun sequence encodes the following:
- the LOC123218102 gene encoding pyrophosphate-energized membrane proton pump 2-like, giving the protein MMMDDDMENGSLGPFQDQPRTFPNMRSKPYVPLVFRVLMGINVRVLFVLCLLGLAVIFYIGASTSRIIVFVFSICIITFVFSVYLSKWVLAKDEGPPEMAQISDAIRDGAEGFFRTQYGTISKMACLLALVIFSIYLFRSTTPQQESSGIGRATSAYITVAAFLLGALCSGVAGYVGMWVSVRANVRVASAARRSAREALQVAVRAGGFSAIVVVGMAVIGIAILYSTFYVWLGVDSPGSMKVTDLPLLLVGYGFGASFVALFAQLGGGIYTKAADVGADLVGKVEQGIPEDDPRNPAVIADLVGDNVGDCAARGADLFESIAAEIISAMILGGTMAQRCKIEDPSGFILFPLVVHSFDLVVSSVGILSIRSTRDSSVKVPMEDPMAILQKGYSVTIVLAVLTFGVSTRWLLYTEQAPSAWLNFALCGLVGIITAYVFVWITKYYTDYKHEPVRTLALASSTGHGTNIIAGVSLGLESTALPVLVISVSIVSAYWLGQTSGLVDETGNPTGGLFGTAVATMGMLSTAAYVLTMDMFGPIADNAGGIVEMSQQPESVREITDVLDAVGNTTKATTKGFAIGSAALASFLLFSAYMDEVAAFAHEPFKQVDIAIPEVFIGGLLGSMLIFLFSGWACSAVGRTAQEVVNEVRRQFIERPGIMEYKVKPDYGRCVAIVASASLREMIKPGALAIISPIMLGFMFRILGHYTGHPLLGAKVVAAMLMFATVSGILMALFLNTAGGAWDNAKKFIETGALGGKGSDTHKAAVTGDTVGDPFKDTAGPSIHVLIKMLATITLVMAPIFL